One region of Glycine max cultivar Williams 82 chromosome 9, Glycine_max_v4.0, whole genome shotgun sequence genomic DNA includes:
- the LOC100787340 gene encoding protein DETOXIFICATION 55, with protein MVAEGKSQKPYPTAAEVVEELKRMGDIGVPIAAMSLAGYIKNMVLVVCMGRLGSLELAGGALAIGFTNITGFSVLSGLAMGMEPLCTQAFGSRNFSLVSLTLQRTILMLLAASLPISLLWLKLEPLMLWLHQNPEITKVASVYCFFSIPDLIANSFLHPIRIYLRSKGTTWPLLWCTLLSILIHIPIVAFFTFKLHLGVPGIAMSAFVANFNTLFFLLSYMLYMRVSKGSLSMPLLLSSTCQLPSPSPQQQQQQHHHQDQTSLKTTTLGKEWGMLIRFSIQSCLGVCLEWWWYEFMTILAGYLYNPRVALATAGIVIQTTSLMYTLPTALSASVSTRVGNELGAGQPERAKLSTIVAIGLSLASSILGLLWTTIGRERWGRVFTSDSEVLELTMSVLPIIGVCELANCPQTTSCGILRGSARPGVGAGINFYSFYLVGAPVAIVIAFVWKLGLVGLCYGLLAAQIACVVSILVVVYNTDWERESMKAKSLVGIFKSSCDHDHHYGDQTVKCEEGLLSFSMRKNSDQKK; from the exons ATGGTTGCTGAGGGGAAATCCCAAAAGCCATACCCAACAGCTGCTGAG GTAGTGGAAGAGCTAAAGAGAATGGGGGACATAGGAGTTCCAATAGCAGCCATGAGCCTTGCGGGATACATCAAAAACATGGTCTTAGTTGTGTGCATGGGAAGGTTGGGAAGCCTTGAGCTAGCAGGTGGTGCTTTGGCCATAGGCTTCACCAACATAACAGGTTTCTCAGTTCTCTCAGGTTTAGCCATGGGAATGGAACCTCTTTGCACACAAGCCTTCGGTTCAAGAAACTTCTCTTTGGTCTCTCTCACTTTACAAAGGACAATTCTCATGTTATTGGCAGCTTCACTACCCATTTCTCTCTTGTGGCTAAAGCTCGAGCCTCTCATGTTATGGCTTCACCAAAACCCTGAAATAACCAAAGTGGCAAGTGTCTATTGCTTCTTCTCAATCCCTGACCTAATTGCAAATAGCTTCCTTCACCCAATTCGAATCTATTTACGTAGCAAAGGGACAACTTGGCCTCTATTGTGGTGCACTTTGCTTTCCATTCTCATACACATCCCCATTGTGGCTTTTTTTACCTTCAAACTTCATCTTGGTGTGCCCGGGATTGCTATGTCAGCTTTTGTTGCCAACTTCAACACCCTTTTTTTCCTCCTATCATACATGCTCTACATGCGTGTCTCAAAGGGATCACTTTCCATGCCTTTACTATTATCGTCAACCTGCCAACTGCCATCACCAtcaccacaacaacaacaacaacaacatcatcatcaagaCCAAACctcattaaaaacaacaacGCTAGGAAAAGAGTGGGGCATGCTAATTAGGTTTTCCATTCAGAGTTGCTTAGGAGTGTGCTTGGAGTGGTGGTGGTACGAGTTCATGACGATTCTCGCAGGCTACCTGTATAACCCACGTGTTGCTTTAGCAACTGCTGGCATAGTGATACAAACAACATCTCTCATGTACACTTTACCAACGGCACTAAGTGCTTCAGTGTCAACTAGGGTTGGGAATGAGCTTGGGGCAGGTCAACCCGAGAGGGCAAAATTGTCAACAATTGTGGCAATAGGACTGTCACTTGCAAGTTCAATATTAGGGTTGTTGTGGACCACAATAGGGAGGGAGAGATGGGGGAGGGTGTTCACAAGTGATAGTGAGGTGTTGGAACTAACAATGAGTGTGTTGCCCATAATTGGGGTTTGTGAGTTAGCAAATTGCCCTCAAACCACAAGCTGTGGAATCCTTAGAGGGAGTGCTAGGCCTGGTGTTGGGGCAGGGATAAATTTTTACTCATTTTACCTTGTGGGGGCACCAGTGGCAATAGTGATAGCATTTGTTTGGAAACTAGGGTTGGTGGGGCTTTGCTATGGCTTGTTGGCAGCACAGATAGCATGTGTGGTCTCTATTCTAGTTGTGGTATACAACACAGATTGGGAAAGGGAGTCTATGAAGGCAAAAAGCTTGGTGGGAATATTTAAGAGTTCATGTGATCATGATCATCATTATGGAGACCAAACAGTGAAATGTGAAGAAGGTCTCTTGTCTTTCTCAATGAGAAAGAATAGCGACCAAAAAAAGTGA
- the LOC100799479 gene encoding uncharacterized protein, whose translation MMRRVQRWRCVWNCIDRPSQQLRLLHEGPDTVEELLERHLVKNKNENQLENQRQLTSTRREALCLYRDILRATRLFIWPDSRGILWRDILRENARTEFEQSRFESDPEIVTRLLIGGRQALHSAIDKLAEKHKQR comes from the coding sequence ATGATGCGAAGGGTGCAAAGATGGCGATGCGTTTGGAACTGTATTGATCGCCCGAGTCAGCAGCTGCGTCTATTGCACGAGGGCCCTGACACCGTAGAAGAGCTTCTGGAGAGGCATCTCgttaaaaacaaaaacgaaAACCAGTTGGAGAATCAGAGGCAACTCACCAGCACTCGCCGCGAAGCGCTCTGTCTCTACCGTGACATTCTTCGGGCCACCCGCCTCTTTATCTGGCCCGATTCCAGGGGCATCCTCTGGCGCGACATACTTAGAGAGAACGCCCGAACCGAATTCGAACAGTCCCGTTTCGAATCCGACCCTGAAATCGTGACCCGATTGCTTATTGGGGGCCGCCAAGCCCTCCACTCCGCTATTGATAAGCTCGCCGAGAAGCACAAACAACGCTGA